From the Nocardiopsis changdeensis genome, one window contains:
- a CDS encoding nucleoside hydrolase — protein sequence MTVPLVIDTDTAQDDCVALLVGLLDPAADLRAITMVAGNVGFDQQVRNAFMTLNVAGTPAVPVYLGCRRPLVREWVSAEDVHGDGSGGLAMAQEGLVPEAEHAVDALVRMAAEAPGELSIVAIGPLTNIAAAVVKDPGFARNVKSLFIMGGSNNGRGNITAAAEFNFYVDPEAAKTVFSAGFEITVVPWDPLTLRQAVFGQERLDEIAALGTPLSRFFTRICAATLEFDRRVGIDGTTHPDSLTAAVLLHPELVRRASPYHVDVETAGELTRGYSAMSWGVHGLEPNARVVEEIDSEAFYELIKGVLARETAPEREITGL from the coding sequence ATGACCGTGCCGTTGGTGATCGACACCGATACCGCGCAGGACGACTGCGTCGCCCTGCTGGTCGGCCTGCTGGATCCGGCGGCCGACCTGCGGGCGATCACGATGGTCGCCGGGAACGTGGGCTTCGACCAGCAGGTCCGCAACGCGTTCATGACGCTGAACGTCGCCGGGACGCCCGCGGTGCCCGTGTACCTGGGCTGCCGGCGGCCGCTGGTGCGCGAGTGGGTGAGCGCCGAGGACGTGCACGGAGACGGCTCCGGAGGGCTGGCCATGGCGCAGGAGGGCCTGGTACCGGAGGCCGAGCACGCCGTGGACGCCCTGGTGCGGATGGCCGCCGAGGCCCCCGGCGAGCTGTCGATCGTGGCGATCGGCCCGCTCACCAACATCGCCGCCGCGGTGGTGAAGGACCCCGGCTTCGCGCGGAACGTGAAGTCGCTGTTCATCATGGGCGGCTCCAACAACGGCCGCGGCAACATCACCGCCGCCGCCGAGTTCAACTTCTACGTGGACCCCGAGGCGGCCAAGACGGTGTTCTCCGCCGGCTTCGAGATCACCGTGGTGCCCTGGGACCCGCTCACGCTGCGCCAGGCCGTGTTCGGGCAGGAGCGCCTGGACGAGATCGCCGCGCTGGGCACGCCCCTGTCGCGGTTCTTCACCCGCATCTGCGCGGCGACCCTGGAGTTCGACCGCAGGGTCGGCATCGACGGCACCACGCACCCCGACTCGCTGACCGCCGCGGTGCTGCTCCACCCCGAGCTGGTGCGCAGGGCCTCGCCGTACCACGTGGACGTGGAGACCGCCGGGGAGCTGACCCGGGGCTACTCGGCCATGTCGTGGGGCGTGCACGGCCTGGAGCCCAACGCCCGGGTGGTCGAGGAGATCGACTCCGAGGCGTTCTACGAGCTGATCAAGGGCGTGCTGGCCCGCGAGACCGCGCCGGAGCGCGAGATCACCGGCCTGTGA
- a CDS encoding SH3 domain-containing protein, with product MKATKSRRLARGLATMAATAGAVVIGLSAPAQAAPAPEQAPAAAAVWCTYKVSASGGLNIRSGPGTGYSIVGSLANGAIVNATQTTTNGFRQIGSSRWVSASYLIKQPGNCFT from the coding sequence GTGAAGGCCACGAAGTCCCGTCGGCTCGCCCGCGGTCTGGCGACCATGGCGGCCACCGCCGGTGCCGTCGTCATCGGCCTGTCCGCCCCCGCCCAGGCGGCCCCCGCGCCGGAGCAGGCGCCGGCGGCCGCCGCCGTCTGGTGCACCTACAAGGTCAGCGCCAGCGGCGGCCTGAACATCCGCAGCGGCCCCGGAACCGGCTACTCCATCGTGGGTTCGCTGGCCAACGGCGCGATCGTGAACGCGACCCAGACCACCACCAACGGCTTCCGGCAGATCGGCTCCAGCCGGTGGGTCTCGGCCAGCTACCTGATCAAGCAGCCGGGTAACTGCTTCACCTGA
- the pstB gene encoding phosphate ABC transporter ATP-binding protein PstB produces the protein MAKRIDVSGLHVYYSDFLAVEDVSMTIEPRSVTAFIGSSGCGKSTFLRTLNRMHEVTPGARAEGKVLLDDMDIYAPDVDPVMVRSEVGMVFQKANPFPTMSIYENVLAGARLNNKRMSKAAADDLVEESLRGANLWEEVKDRLNKPGSGLSGGQQQRLCIARATAVKPSVLLMDEPCSALDPISTLAIEDLIHKLKEDYTIVIVTHNMQQAARVSDRTAFFNLSAPGKPGKLIEMGETNKIFTRPEKKETENYITGRFG, from the coding sequence GTGGCGAAACGAATCGACGTCTCCGGACTCCACGTCTACTACAGCGACTTCCTCGCTGTGGAGGACGTGTCAATGACCATCGAGCCGCGTTCGGTGACGGCGTTCATCGGGTCCTCCGGCTGCGGGAAGTCCACCTTCCTGCGCACCCTCAACCGGATGCACGAGGTCACCCCCGGCGCCCGCGCCGAGGGCAAGGTGCTCCTGGACGACATGGACATCTACGCGCCCGACGTGGACCCGGTGATGGTCCGCAGCGAGGTCGGGATGGTGTTCCAGAAGGCCAACCCGTTCCCGACGATGTCGATCTACGAGAACGTGCTCGCGGGGGCCCGCCTCAACAACAAGCGGATGAGCAAGGCCGCCGCCGACGACCTGGTCGAGGAGTCGCTGCGCGGCGCCAACCTGTGGGAAGAGGTCAAGGACCGGCTGAACAAGCCCGGTTCGGGCCTGTCCGGCGGCCAGCAGCAGCGCCTGTGCATCGCGCGGGCCACGGCGGTCAAGCCGTCGGTGCTGCTCATGGACGAGCCGTGCTCGGCGCTGGACCCGATCTCGACGCTGGCGATCGAGGACCTCATTCACAAGCTGAAGGAGGACTACACGATCGTGATCGTCACCCACAACATGCAGCAGGCGGCCCGCGTCTCGGACCGCACGGCCTTCTTCAACCTGTCGGCCCCGGGCAAGCCCGGGAAGCTGATCGAGATGGGCGAGACGAACAAGATCTTCACCCGTCCCGAAAAGAAGGAGACCGAGAACTACATCACCGGCCGCTTCGGGTAA
- the pstA gene encoding phosphate ABC transporter permease PstA, which translates to MSLTTAQPTDPGPGSGAPRRDLRGGSLPRYFPPALLASSAAVVAGVLLAFSSFGFVLWGVLTALAYTVIVVAASARVEGGRKAKDRLVTSLVYLCFTLAMLPLVSVLWTVLGNGMARFDGYFLSVSMNGVLPSMDAGGAYHAIVGTLAITGMATLIAVPVGVMTAVYLVEYARGRMKRTIMFFVDVMTGIPSIVAGLFVVALWILLFGPGKTNGAAGAISLAVLMIPVVVRSSEEMLRLVPQDLREASYALGVPKWRTITKVVLPTSAAGLTTGIMLAIARVIGETAPLILTAGSSAVSINWNLFDGQMMSLPVFIYSQVRMGGAVNYERAWAAALTLILVVMLLFFLARMIGRLFAPKSR; encoded by the coding sequence ATGAGCCTGACGACCGCTCAGCCCACCGACCCCGGCCCGGGCTCCGGCGCCCCCCGGCGCGACCTGCGCGGCGGCTCGCTGCCCCGCTACTTCCCGCCCGCCCTGCTGGCCTCCTCGGCCGCCGTGGTCGCGGGCGTCCTGCTGGCCTTCTCGTCCTTCGGGTTCGTGCTGTGGGGCGTGCTCACCGCGCTCGCCTACACGGTGATCGTGGTGGCGGCCTCCGCCCGTGTCGAGGGCGGCCGCAAGGCCAAGGACCGCCTGGTCACCTCGCTCGTCTACCTGTGCTTCACCCTGGCGATGCTGCCGCTGGTGTCGGTGCTGTGGACGGTGCTCGGCAACGGCATGGCCCGGTTCGACGGGTACTTCCTGTCGGTCTCCATGAACGGCGTGCTGCCGAGCATGGACGCCGGCGGCGCCTACCACGCGATCGTCGGCACCCTGGCCATCACCGGCATGGCCACGCTCATCGCGGTGCCGGTCGGCGTGATGACCGCCGTGTACCTGGTGGAGTACGCGCGGGGGCGGATGAAGCGCACCATCATGTTCTTCGTCGACGTCATGACGGGCATCCCGTCCATCGTCGCCGGCCTGTTCGTGGTGGCCCTGTGGATCCTGCTGTTCGGCCCCGGCAAGACCAACGGCGCCGCGGGCGCGATCTCGCTGGCCGTGCTGATGATCCCGGTCGTGGTGCGCTCCAGCGAGGAGATGCTCCGCCTGGTCCCGCAAGACCTGCGCGAGGCCTCCTACGCGCTGGGCGTGCCCAAGTGGCGGACCATCACCAAGGTGGTGCTCCCCACGTCGGCCGCCGGCCTGACCACCGGAATCATGCTCGCCATCGCGCGTGTTATCGGAGAGACGGCGCCGCTGATCCTCACCGCGGGGTCGTCGGCGGTCTCGATCAACTGGAACCTGTTCGACGGGCAGATGATGAGCCTTCCCGTGTTCATCTACTCGCAGGTCCGCATGGGCGGCGCGGTCAACTACGAGAGGGCCTGGGCGGCCGCGCTGACGCTCATCCTCGTGGTGATGCTGCTCTTCTTCCTGGCCCGCATGATCGGCCGCCTGTTCGCGCCGAAGTCCCGCTAG
- the pstC gene encoding phosphate ABC transporter permease subunit PstC, with protein MTTTDAPTVAPPPKGRRRIGDVAFAGLARGSGILILVILAGVAAFLIVQAWPSLAANTANFITDQSWDANVRENPAFGVGALAFGTVLAAAIALLLATPVAIGIALFIVYYAPRRLAALLGYLVDLLAAIPSVVYGLWGIGFLAPQLVPVYEGLARNFGWIPLFAGPASTSARTILTAGIVLAVMILPIITAMSRDVFHQVPQGHREAALAMGATRWEMIRLAVLPFGKSGVVGGAMLGMGRALGETMAVAMILSPSLAVSWNLLQSGNQTIAGHIALQYPEATGYGVSALIAAGLVLFAITLVVNMGARYIVARGNKES; from the coding sequence ATGACGACGACGGACGCGCCCACGGTGGCACCACCGCCCAAGGGCAGGCGCCGGATCGGCGATGTCGCATTCGCCGGGCTCGCCCGAGGCTCGGGCATCCTGATCCTCGTGATCCTCGCGGGCGTCGCCGCCTTCCTGATCGTTCAGGCCTGGCCGTCGCTGGCCGCGAACACGGCGAACTTCATCACCGACCAGTCCTGGGACGCCAACGTCCGCGAGAACCCCGCGTTCGGCGTGGGGGCCCTGGCGTTCGGCACCGTCCTGGCCGCCGCCATCGCGCTGCTGCTGGCCACCCCGGTCGCCATCGGCATCGCGCTGTTCATCGTCTACTACGCGCCGCGCCGCCTCGCCGCCCTGCTGGGCTACCTGGTGGACCTGCTCGCCGCGATCCCCAGCGTGGTCTACGGCCTGTGGGGCATCGGGTTCCTCGCCCCCCAGCTCGTCCCCGTCTACGAGGGGCTGGCCCGCAATTTCGGCTGGATCCCGCTCTTCGCCGGGCCCGCCTCCACCTCGGCCCGCACCATCCTCACCGCGGGGATCGTGCTCGCCGTGATGATCCTGCCGATCATCACCGCCATGTCCCGCGACGTGTTCCACCAGGTCCCGCAGGGGCACCGGGAGGCCGCCCTGGCCATGGGCGCCACCCGCTGGGAGATGATCCGCCTGGCCGTCCTGCCCTTCGGCAAGTCCGGCGTCGTCGGCGGCGCCATGCTCGGCATGGGACGCGCCCTGGGCGAGACCATGGCCGTCGCCATGATCCTGTCGCCCTCGCTGGCCGTCTCCTGGAACCTGCTCCAGAGCGGCAACCAGACCATCGCCGGGCACATCGCGCTCCAGTACCCCGAGGCCACCGGATACGGCGTGTCCGCGCTGATCGCCGCCGGCCTGGTGCTGTTCGCGATCACCCTGGTCGTCAACATGGGCGCCCGCTACATCGTGGCGCGCGGCAACAAGGAGTCCTGA
- the mshD gene encoding mycothiol synthase encodes MSTPLVTDDLAAATADQVLTLAEAARRTDGVAPLSEHTLLRVRHGAPSGSARFHVVSEDGRVVGFAFVERGEDEPDSGEVVVDPAHRGRGHGTALLHSVHRDAGANGVRVWAHGRTPQAVAVAEEDGWRAVRELHKMRMPLRDIAAEEKGGPRTAPELPPPVLRPQVADRVEVRAFVVGQDEQAWLDTNARAFAHHPEQGRLTLDDLLQREVEDWFDPNGFFLATGKDGRVAAYHWTKVHADGAGLTDGEPVGEVYVVGVDPQWQGTGLGRALTLEGLRHLRDAGLPWVHLYVDGDNEAAVRLYTSLGFEIWDTDVMYAPPEEPPGEE; translated from the coding sequence ATGAGCACCCCGCTGGTCACCGACGACCTGGCGGCCGCGACGGCCGACCAGGTGCTGACGCTCGCCGAGGCCGCCCGCAGAACCGACGGCGTGGCCCCCCTGTCCGAACACACCCTGCTGCGCGTCCGCCACGGCGCGCCCTCCGGGAGCGCGCGCTTCCACGTGGTCTCCGAGGACGGCCGCGTCGTGGGCTTCGCGTTCGTCGAACGCGGCGAGGACGAGCCCGACTCCGGGGAGGTCGTCGTCGACCCCGCCCACCGGGGGCGCGGGCACGGCACCGCCCTGCTGCACTCCGTCCACCGGGACGCCGGCGCGAACGGCGTCCGGGTGTGGGCGCACGGCCGCACCCCGCAGGCGGTGGCGGTGGCCGAGGAGGACGGTTGGCGGGCCGTCCGCGAGCTCCACAAGATGCGCATGCCGCTGCGCGACATCGCCGCCGAGGAGAAGGGCGGGCCGCGGACCGCTCCGGAGCTGCCCCCTCCCGTGCTGCGCCCCCAGGTCGCCGACCGGGTCGAGGTGCGCGCGTTCGTGGTGGGGCAGGACGAGCAGGCCTGGCTCGACACCAACGCCCGCGCCTTCGCCCACCACCCCGAACAGGGCAGGCTCACCCTGGACGACCTGCTGCAGCGCGAGGTCGAGGACTGGTTCGACCCGAACGGGTTCTTCCTGGCCACCGGCAAGGACGGGCGGGTCGCCGCGTACCACTGGACCAAGGTGCACGCCGACGGCGCCGGGCTGACCGACGGCGAACCCGTCGGCGAGGTGTACGTGGTGGGCGTGGACCCCCAGTGGCAGGGCACCGGCCTGGGCCGGGCGCTCACCCTGGAGGGGCTGCGGCACCTGCGCGACGCCGGGCTGCCCTGGGTGCACCTGTACGTCGACGGGGACAACGAGGCGGCCGTGCGGCTGTACACCTCGCTGGGCTTCGAGATCTGGGACACCGACGTGATGTACGCGCCGCCGGAGGAGCCGCCGGGCGAGGAATGA
- a CDS encoding winged helix-turn-helix transcriptional regulator, which yields MSHLLLLTNSNEPSDHVLPALGLLLHSVRVAPAEAGALLASGAGTGSSAPVDAILVDARTDLAAARNFCRLLDTTGLDCPLLVILTEGGVAALTPDWQVNDFILTAAGPAEVEARLRLAIGSADAGTDDPDEIRRGDLVIDEATYIARLRGRILDLTFKEFELLKFLAQHPGRVFTRAQLLQEVWGYDYFGGTRTIDVHVRRLRAKLGSEYESLIGTVRNVGYRFVPDPVGKGQPSGAAPSPSGEGGEALPSARREAATG from the coding sequence ATGAGCCATCTGCTTCTGTTGACGAACTCCAACGAACCGTCCGATCACGTGCTGCCCGCTCTCGGCCTCCTCCTGCACTCCGTGCGGGTGGCGCCTGCCGAAGCCGGCGCACTCCTGGCGTCCGGCGCCGGGACCGGCTCCAGCGCCCCGGTCGACGCCATTCTGGTCGACGCCCGTACCGACCTGGCGGCCGCCCGGAACTTCTGCCGCCTGCTGGACACCACGGGCCTGGACTGTCCGCTGCTCGTCATCCTCACCGAGGGCGGCGTCGCCGCGCTCACCCCGGACTGGCAGGTGAACGACTTCATCCTCACCGCCGCCGGTCCCGCCGAGGTGGAGGCCCGGTTGCGGCTGGCCATCGGATCCGCCGACGCGGGCACCGACGACCCCGACGAGATCCGCCGCGGCGACCTGGTCATCGACGAGGCCACCTACATCGCCCGGCTGCGCGGGCGCATCCTCGACCTCACCTTCAAGGAGTTCGAGCTGCTGAAGTTCCTGGCCCAGCACCCCGGCCGGGTGTTCACGCGGGCGCAACTGCTCCAGGAGGTGTGGGGCTACGACTACTTCGGCGGCACCCGCACCATCGACGTCCACGTGCGGCGGCTGCGCGCCAAGCTGGGCTCGGAGTACGAGTCCCTGATCGGGACCGTCCGCAACGTCGGCTACCGCTTCGTGCCCGACCCCGTCGGCAAGGGGCAGCCGTCCGGGGCCGCCCCCTCCCCGTCCGGCGAGGGCGGCGAGGCGCTGCCCTCCGCCCGCCGGGAGGCCGCCACCGGCTGA
- a CDS encoding MoaD/ThiS family protein, producing MAKCTIRYWAAAKEAAGIAEEPVLAATLGEALDAARRLHPDDRFQRVLGVSSFLVDEKPVGRRAHGDVPVTDGTVIEVLPPFAGG from the coding sequence ATGGCGAAGTGCACTATCAGGTACTGGGCCGCGGCCAAGGAAGCGGCGGGAATCGCCGAGGAGCCGGTCCTTGCGGCGACTCTCGGCGAGGCGCTCGACGCGGCGCGCCGACTCCACCCCGACGACCGCTTTCAGCGGGTTCTCGGGGTTTCCTCGTTCCTGGTCGACGAGAAGCCGGTCGGCCGGCGGGCCCATGGTGACGTTCCGGTCACGGATGGGACTGTGATCGAGGTCCTACCGCCCTTCGCGGGTGGGTGA
- a CDS encoding glutaredoxin family protein, with amino-acid sequence MTETPEWAGRARVVMLGRDGCHLCEDAWKVIGAVAAETGASRAEVSLTEVGEADREEYWDKIPVTFVDGARHDFWRVDEGRLRAALNG; translated from the coding sequence ATGACGGAAACCCCTGAGTGGGCGGGGCGTGCGCGCGTGGTGATGCTCGGCAGGGACGGGTGCCATCTGTGCGAGGACGCCTGGAAGGTGATCGGCGCGGTCGCCGCCGAGACGGGCGCGAGCCGCGCCGAGGTGTCGCTGACCGAGGTGGGGGAGGCCGACCGGGAGGAGTACTGGGACAAGATCCCGGTCACTTTCGTCGACGGCGCCCGGCATGATTTCTGGCGGGTGGACGAAGGCCGTCTGCGCGCCGCGCTCAACGGCTGA
- a CDS encoding redox-sensing transcriptional repressor Rex — MTSRPPRPRERGIPEATVARLPVYLRTLQALQDRGTLTVSSEDLASAAGVNSAKLRKDLSHLGSYGTRGVGYEVRYLVYQISRELGLTQDWAVAIVGIGNLGRALANYGGFGTRGFRIAALLDADPAMVGRRVASLDVGHIDTLETVVRDKGVSIGVITTPAASAQAVATRFVGAGVSSILNFAPVVLNVPDGVDVRKVDLSIELQILAFHAQRRNGDEGHGAEPAGLELT, encoded by the coding sequence GTGACAAGTCGTCCGCCCAGGCCCCGGGAGAGGGGAATCCCGGAGGCCACCGTCGCCCGGCTCCCCGTCTACCTGCGCACCCTGCAGGCGCTCCAGGACCGGGGCACTCTCACGGTCTCGTCGGAGGACCTGGCGTCGGCCGCCGGGGTGAACTCCGCCAAACTCCGCAAGGACCTCTCCCACCTGGGGTCCTACGGAACGCGAGGGGTCGGCTACGAGGTCCGGTACCTCGTGTACCAGATCTCGCGTGAACTTGGTCTCACCCAGGACTGGGCCGTCGCCATCGTCGGCATCGGCAACCTGGGGCGCGCCCTCGCCAACTACGGGGGGTTCGGGACCCGAGGGTTCCGCATCGCGGCCCTGCTCGACGCCGACCCCGCCATGGTGGGGCGGCGCGTCGCCTCACTCGACGTGGGGCATATTGACACCCTGGAAACGGTTGTCCGCGACAAGGGCGTCTCCATAGGGGTGATCACCACGCCGGCCGCGTCCGCGCAGGCGGTCGCGACCCGCTTCGTCGGGGCGGGGGTGAGCAGCATCCTCAACTTCGCGCCGGTGGTGCTGAATGTGCCGGACGGGGTCGATGTGCGTAAGGTCGACTTGTCCATCGAACTCCAGATCCTCGCCTTCCACGCGCAGCGCCGCAACGGCGACGAGGGCCACGGCGCGGAGCCGGCGGGACTGGAACTGACATGA
- a CDS encoding glutamyl-tRNA reductase produces the protein MSVLAVGLSHRSSPVALLERVALNGETRAKAVEEMLGTESVNEVMVVSTCNRTEIYADVDAFHGGVAAVTELLSWHTGVPLAELSEHMYVHYEDRAVQHLFSVTCGLDSMVLGEGQILGQVRDALKAGQETGSVGRVLNDLGQRALRVGKRAHTETHLDHAGADMVSFGLTVALRRLGTGPTGGGEVTADRTVQRLGATPPVGCPMSAAEGDTADAPGIARATSGPLAGTRVLILGAGSMSALSANTVARQGAATVVVANRTRERADRLAECLTEAYDGVTARSVPFADAAAVLSEVDLVISCTGAQGLVLTADAVAAATAGRTRPLVFLDLALPHDIDHAVRDLPGVHLVDIEDLRRAASHGGGTGAGRGGALELVRGIVDEEVSEFRTVRRAAQVAPTVVALRAQARDVVEAELDRLHGRLPEDLDDRTREEITRAMRRVADKLLHRPTVRVKELAAAPDGESYEAALRELFDLDTTTTAARAAQEKA, from the coding sequence ATGAGTGTCCTGGCCGTGGGGTTGAGCCACCGGAGTTCGCCGGTGGCGCTCCTGGAGCGCGTCGCGCTGAACGGGGAGACGCGGGCCAAGGCCGTCGAGGAGATGCTCGGCACCGAGTCCGTCAACGAGGTGATGGTGGTCTCCACCTGCAACCGGACGGAGATCTACGCCGACGTCGACGCCTTCCACGGCGGTGTCGCCGCCGTGACCGAGCTGCTGTCCTGGCACACCGGCGTCCCCCTGGCCGAGCTGTCCGAGCACATGTACGTGCACTACGAGGACCGCGCGGTCCAGCACCTGTTCTCCGTCACCTGTGGCCTGGACTCCATGGTCCTGGGCGAGGGCCAGATCCTCGGCCAGGTCCGCGACGCCCTCAAGGCCGGACAGGAGACCGGCTCCGTCGGCCGCGTCCTCAACGACCTGGGCCAGCGCGCCCTGCGCGTGGGCAAGCGCGCCCACACCGAGACCCACCTGGACCACGCCGGGGCCGACATGGTGAGCTTCGGCCTCACCGTGGCCCTGCGCCGCCTGGGCACCGGCCCCACCGGCGGCGGCGAGGTCACCGCCGACCGCACCGTCCAGCGGCTCGGCGCCACGCCGCCGGTCGGCTGCCCGATGTCCGCGGCCGAGGGCGACACCGCCGACGCGCCGGGCATCGCCCGCGCCACCTCCGGGCCCCTGGCCGGGACGCGCGTCCTGATCCTGGGCGCGGGCTCCATGAGCGCCCTGTCCGCCAACACCGTCGCCCGCCAGGGCGCGGCCACCGTCGTCGTGGCCAACCGCACCCGCGAGCGCGCCGACCGCCTCGCCGAGTGCCTCACCGAGGCCTACGACGGCGTCACCGCCCGCTCCGTCCCCTTCGCGGACGCCGCCGCGGTGCTGTCCGAGGTCGACCTGGTCATCTCCTGCACCGGCGCCCAGGGCCTGGTGCTGACCGCCGATGCCGTCGCCGCCGCCACCGCGGGCCGCACCCGGCCGCTGGTCTTCCTCGACCTCGCGCTGCCCCACGACATCGACCACGCCGTGCGCGACCTGCCGGGGGTCCACCTCGTCGACATCGAGGACCTGCGCCGGGCCGCCTCCCACGGCGGCGGCACCGGGGCGGGCCGGGGCGGCGCCCTCGAACTCGTCCGCGGGATCGTGGACGAGGAGGTCTCCGAGTTCCGCACCGTCCGCCGGGCCGCCCAGGTCGCCCCTACCGTCGTTGCCCTGCGCGCCCAGGCCCGCGACGTGGTGGAGGCCGAGCTGGACCGCCTGCACGGCCGGCTGCCCGAGGACCTGGACGACCGCACCCGCGAGGAGATCACCCGCGCGATGCGCCGCGTCGCCGACAAGCTCCTGCACAGACCCACCGTGCGGGTCAAGGAGCTGGCCGCCGCCCCCGACGGGGAGTCCTACGAGGCGGCCCTGCGCGAACTGTTCGACCTCGACACCACGACCACGGCGGCCCGCGCCGCCCAGGAGAAGGCATGA
- the hemC gene encoding hydroxymethylbilane synthase: MTGTTGPARLATRRSNMATSQSRLVADAITERTGRAIELVLITSFGDVTKAHLTQLGGTGVFVNALRDELAADTVDFAVHSLKDLPTTPADGLVLAAIPERDDPRDALCARDGLEFADLPAGARIGTGSPRRVAQLAALRPDLEYVPIRGNAETRLGKVASGELDAVVLAYAGLVRVGRMADVTDVFDPELVLPAPGQGALAVECRADRAEGDLAYLSAVDHPATRLAVVAERTVLSELEAGCAAPVGAHALYDADSGELRLRAAVVATDGSESVRGERAAAVGGPTDVEGAAALGRELARAMIADGADRIVADAFAERDAPPAP, from the coding sequence ATGACCGGCACCACCGGGCCCGCCAGGCTCGCCACCCGTCGCAGCAACATGGCCACCAGCCAGTCCCGGCTGGTCGCCGACGCCATCACCGAGCGGACGGGACGGGCCATCGAACTGGTGCTGATCACCAGCTTCGGCGACGTCACCAAGGCCCACCTGACCCAGCTCGGCGGCACCGGCGTGTTCGTCAACGCCCTGCGCGACGAGCTGGCGGCCGACACCGTGGACTTCGCGGTCCACTCCCTCAAGGACCTGCCCACCACGCCCGCCGACGGCCTGGTCCTGGCCGCCATCCCCGAACGCGACGACCCCCGCGACGCCCTGTGCGCCCGCGACGGCCTCGAGTTCGCCGACCTGCCCGCCGGGGCCAGGATCGGCACCGGTTCGCCGCGCCGCGTCGCCCAGCTCGCCGCCCTGCGCCCCGACCTGGAGTACGTGCCGATCCGCGGCAACGCCGAGACCCGCCTGGGCAAGGTCGCCTCCGGCGAGCTCGACGCCGTCGTCCTGGCCTACGCCGGGCTGGTCCGGGTGGGCCGCATGGCCGACGTCACCGACGTCTTCGACCCCGAGCTGGTGCTGCCCGCCCCCGGCCAGGGCGCCCTGGCCGTGGAGTGCCGCGCCGACCGGGCCGAGGGGGACCTCGCCTACCTGTCCGCCGTGGACCACCCGGCCACCCGCCTCGCGGTCGTCGCCGAGCGCACCGTGCTGTCCGAGCTCGAAGCGGGCTGCGCGGCGCCGGTGGGCGCCCACGCCCTCTACGACGCCGACAGCGGTGAGCTGCGGCTGCGCGCCGCCGTGGTGGCCACCGACGGCTCCGAGTCGGTGCGCGGCGAACGCGCCGCCGCCGTCGGGGGCCCCACCGACGTGGAGGGCGCCGCCGCCCTGGGCCGCGAGCTGGCCCGCGCCATGATCGCCGACGGTGCCGACCGCATCGTCGCGGACGCCTTCGCGGAGAGGGACGCCCCGCCCGCACCCTGA